The sequence below is a genomic window from Lentimicrobium saccharophilum.
CGAACAGGGAATTGAGAAAATTTCACAGGCCGAACTTCTGGGCATCGCCCGGCGGCTTGAGCCCCTGGCTATTCCCTACGAGGTATTCTGATCAATGAACATTAACTACAGCGCTGTTGTTGATCTGATATATTAAAACTGCAGGTATGTGGGAAAAAGTTGTACTGGAATCAGGTCATAAAATTGCCATTGAAAAAGTCTTTACATTCAGCAACTTCAGCGAGGCTTTTGCTTTTATGACCCGGGTGGCCCTGCTTGCTGAAAAATCGGATCATCATCCGGAATGGACAAACGTTTATAATAAGGTCATCATCCGGTTATCAACGCATGATGCCGGTAATGTGGTCACTGAAAAGGATTATACTTTGGCAGCCGCGATCGACAATTTGTTGTAAACAGTTATTCCTCGCTGATTATCCGGTTTACCGGGGTGATTCAGGGAACCAATGATACAATTCTGTATTTTCGTGAAATGGTAGATTATCCGGTAAAGGTGTTGATTGCTTTCGGTGAGACTTTCACCGGCAATGAAGAGCTGCTGAACTGGCTGCTGAATAACGGCTATCCGGAACTGGCAGCCCTGTCGAGTGCCATCAGGGGCAGTGAGGAGGCATTCAAATGGCTGATGGCCAACGGCTTTCCTGAACTGGCAGCCCTCGATTCTGCCATTGATGAAGATAAAAAAGCCTATGATTGGCTGAATTACCACAAACATTTCTTCCTGGCCGTGTTATCCGATGCCTGTCATAACCAGCCTGAAGCCATTGCCTGGCTCACCCGGCATGATCTGAAGATATTCCTTCTGATCGCTGCTAAAATCAGGCACTTCAGGGATAATCAGACCTTTGATTATCATAAAATTCATTTCTGACAGAAAGTCCGCAAACCGCAGATGCAAAAAACCCCGTCCTGACCGGAACGGGGCTTTCTGCATTTAACCACAATTATTAACTGCACTTTGAATATCCGCAATGCTTACAGGTAAGGCAACCCTCTTTATACATCAGGCCGTCTTTCTCGCCACAGCTCGGGCACTCCGTTTTACTGCTCACCGATGTGCCATCGGGAATATAGCGTTTCAATGCACGGACAACCCCATTCTTCCATGTAGTGATGCTATCATTGTCAAAATTCAGGTTTTCAACCAGGTTAACCAGGAACGGCAGGGGCATCCCGTGCCTCAGGATTCCTGAAATCAGCTTGGCATAATTCCAGAATTCCTTATTGAAAGACCGCGAAAGCCCTTCAATGGTTACTTTGTATCCGTCTTTATCAAGAAACTGAAAATCATATCTTGCCGGTTCATTCTCGACTTTATTGCGCAGTACCCAGCCTTTCTGCACCCAGGGCGGGAGATAGAACCCATCAGCTTTCCCTGTAAAAACCTCATAGGGTTTATTGTCAAGCAGACCGATAACGGCTATCCATTTTTCATAATCATTCTGGAAGCGGACCACATCGGCTTCGAGTTTCTGCGGTCTGGGAGGGGCCTTTGTTTCGCGGAACTCAACAGTATCTTCCTTCTTGTCGGCGCCTATCAGCACCCCTGAGCGTGAGCCATCGCGATAAATGGTCATTCCTTTACAGCCACTTTCCCAGGCTGTTTTATAAACCTGGCTTACCAGCTCTTCGGTAGCTTCCTTCGGCAGGTTAACCGTTACACTGATTGAATGATCCACCCACTTCTGTATGGCGCCCTGCATCTGCACCTTGCTTACCCAGTCAATATCATTCGAGGTGGCTTTGTAATAAGGCGATTTCTCGATGATTGCCTGAAGTTTGGCTTCTTCGTACAACTTTACCTGATCCGGGTCGTAACCGTTTATCTGCAGCCAGTCAATGAATTTAGGGTGAAATACATTATACTCTTCCCATGAATCCCCGACTTCATCAACAAAGGTTACATTGACGTTTTTATCATTGGGGTTCACCTTACGGCGGCGCTTATAGCTCACCATAAAAACCGGTTCTATCCCCGAGGTGGTTTGCGTACAAATGCTGACACTTCCTGTTGGTGCAATGGTCAGCATGGCTATGTTGCGCCTGCCGTTTCTTACCATCTTTTCATACACTTCCGGTGACTCCTGCCTGAGGCGCTGAATGAAAGGGTTGCCTTTTTCGCGCTCGGAGTTGTAGATCGGGAACGGGCCACGTTCACCGGCCAGGTCGGCAGAGGCACCGTAAACCTCAACAGCCAGCGTTTTATGTACTTCAACAGAGAATTTTGTGGCTTCGTCGGTGCCATATCGCAGACCAAGGGCAGCAAGCATGTCGCCTTCTGCAGTTATTCCGATACCCGTCCGGCGGCCCTGCAGGGTCTTCGTTCTGATATTTTCCCACATTTTCCTTTCTATGCGCTTGATCTCTTCATCTTCAGGATCCGAATCTACTTTACCCAGAATGGCATCGATTTTTTCGGATTCCAGATCAATGATGTCATCCATGATCCTTAGGGCATAGGCTGAATGCTTCCTGAAAAGGTCAAAATTAAACCTGGCTTCAGCAGTGAATGGATTCTCTACATAGCCATAAAGGTTCAGGGCGATCAGGCGGCAGCTGTCATAAGGGCACAACGGGATTTCGCCGCACGGATTGGTGGAAAGGGTCTTGAAACCAAGGTCAGCATAGCAGTCGGGAACCGACTCACGGGTAACCGTATCCCAGAAGAGCACACCGGGCTCTGCCGATTGCCATGCATTGTGGATAATTTTATTCCACAATGCCTGAGCGTCAATCTCCTGAATTTTCATCGGATTGTGCGCATGAATCGGGTACTGCTGGCGGTATGGCTTCCCGCTTATGACTGATTGCATGAATTCATCGTCAATTTTTA
It includes:
- a CDS encoding adenosylcobalamin-dependent ribonucleoside-diphosphate reductase is translated as MEELVIENEPIVQAADKKAPVSYSHEEILEKATEYFRGDTLAANVWMNKYALKDSDGNIYELTPDDMHRRLAAEVARIERKYPNPLSEDEIFELFRNFRFIIPQGSPMAGMGNNFQVSSLSNCFVIGGDGNYDSYGGIMKIDQEQVQLMKRRGGVGHDLSHIRPTGSPVKNSALTSTGIVPFMERYSNSTREVAQDGRRGALMLTISVKHPDAERFIDAKLEQGKVTGANVSVKIDDEFMQSVISGKPYRQQYPIHAHNPMKIQEIDAQALWNKIIHNAWQSAEPGVLFWDTVTRESVPDCYADLGFKTLSTNPCGEIPLCPYDSCRLIALNLYGYVENPFTAEARFNFDLFRKHSAYALRIMDDIIDLESEKIDAILGKVDSDPEDEEIKRIERKMWENIRTKTLQGRRTGIGITAEGDMLAALGLRYGTDEATKFSVEVHKTLAVEVYGASADLAGERGPFPIYNSEREKGNPFIQRLRQESPEVYEKMVRNGRRNIAMLTIAPTGSVSICTQTTSGIEPVFMVSYKRRRKVNPNDKNVNVTFVDEVGDSWEEYNVFHPKFIDWLQINGYDPDQVKLYEEAKLQAIIEKSPYYKATSNDIDWVSKVQMQGAIQKWVDHSISVTVNLPKEATEELVSQVYKTAWESGCKGMTIYRDGSRSGVLIGADKKEDTVEFRETKAPPRPQKLEADVVRFQNDYEKWIAVIGLLDNKPYEVFTGKADGFYLPPWVQKGWVLRNKVENEPARYDFQFLDKDGYKVTIEGLSRSFNKEFWNYAKLISGILRHGMPLPFLVNLVENLNFDNDSITTWKNGVVRALKRYIPDGTSVSSKTECPSCGEKDGLMYKEGCLTCKHCGYSKCS
- a CDS encoding 4a-hydroxytetrahydrobiopterin dehydratase, whose translation is MWEKVVLESGHKIAIEKVFTFSNFSEAFAFMTRVALLAEKSDHHPEWTNVYNKVIIRLSTHDAGNVVTEKDYTLAAAIDNLL